CGCAGTCCCTTCAGGAAGAGCTCGAGCAGACGAACGACGAGCTGCATCAGTCGCTCGAGACCTCACGCGTCGCGCAGCAGCATGCCGAACAGGCCAATCGCGCGAAGAGCGTGTTCCTGGCGACGATGAGTCACGAGCTTCGAACCCCGCTCAATGCGATCGCCGGCTACGTCGACTTGCTCGATCTGGGCATCCGCGGCGAGTTGAGTCAGCCACAGCGCGCGGACCTGGCGCGCATCAAGCAGAACCAGGAGACGCTGCTGCGGCTCATCGAGGATGTGCTCGATCTCGCGAAGCTCGAGTCGGGCCGAATCGAGTTTCGCATCTGCGACGTGAAGATCGACGAGGTCCTTCGCACGCTCGAAACCTTCGTCGCGCCGTCGCTGCAGAAAAAGGGCCTGGCGTACGCCTTCGAGCCGTGCGGCGACGGCGTGGTCGCGAGAGCGGACCGTCACAAGGTCGAGCAGATCATGCTCAACCTCCTCTCGAACGCGGTGAAGTTCACCGAGCGTGGGCGAATCGCCGTGCGATGTATGACGCGCGATCACACGGTGGAGATCGAGGTCGCGGACACCGGCACCGGCATTCGGCGCGACTTGCTCGACAAGATCTTCGAGCCCTTCGTGCAGGGCGATCAAGAGCTCACGCGATCGGCCGAGGGAACGGGACTCGGCCTGTCGATCAGCCGGCAGCTCGCGCGCGGCATGGGCGGGGACGTGCTCGCGTCGAGTGAATACGGCGCCGGCTCGACATTCACGCTCGTGCTCCCGAAAGCCAAAGCGGGAGCGGCGACCGGCTGATTCGCGTCAGCTGATTCGCGTTGGCTGATTCGCGTCAGCTGATTCGCGTTGGGAGAACGCCCGACAG
The nucleotide sequence above comes from Gemmatimonadaceae bacterium. Encoded proteins:
- a CDS encoding ATP-binding protein, encoding MLPPDTPSPPGTEFWANNPARWLAAIVDSSDDAIIGKTLDSVIRSWNGGATRVFGYTAEEARGQSVLILIPPDRQYEETEIVARLSRGERIDHFETVRMRKDGTLIDVSLSVSPIRDDQGNIVGAAKIARDVTESNRLRRAERELSELLQEQAAELEQQIEEAQSLQEELEQTNDELHQSLETSRVAQQHAEQANRAKSVFLATMSHELRTPLNAIAGYVDLLDLGIRGELSQPQRADLARIKQNQETLLRLIEDVLDLAKLESGRIEFRICDVKIDEVLRTLETFVAPSLQKKGLAYAFEPCGDGVVARADRHKVEQIMLNLLSNAVKFTERGRIAVRCMTRDHTVEIEVADTGTGIRRDLLDKIFEPFVQGDQELTRSAEGTGLGLSISRQLARGMGGDVLASSEYGAGSTFTLVLPKAKAGAATG